The DNA window CCGCATTCACTGAAGCGACCAATGATGCACCCAATGTATGACAGCTGCTCATGGAATGTCTCTTCGCCTATGGTAGTAAACTGGGTTCCAATCATGGATCATTGCGCTTAttccaaaagaagaagaggaatcaTCGCCTACCCAAGCAGGCATCTAAGGCATAATAGCCGAAGGATGGCCTTTTTCCATTCTCTACTTGGCTATCTTTAGATGCTGAAGGCATCACTCCAGAAAGTTCCCTGCAACACTAAAACAGGGGTGATATTTCAAGTACATTTTTGTAGATGACTGTTTATGGTCCACGTACCAATATTAGTTTTGAGCCAAGTaattgtcattttaattttataataatcatgtATATGCAGtttgaaatcttcaatgaaCATAAATGGAACGTTGAAAAAAGGTCCCAATCCTATTTTTGGAGCCATTATCTTATGTTAGTGGATCTGCAATTAAGAGACATGAATCATGTTTCTCTGATGGAACTGCGTCTCCAAGAGTAACAGTGATTCACATGGTCTTGTGCCCTAAAAATAGAAACCGTGTAGTGTGGTTGAGATAGAAGGACCGTTTGTCCACCTATTATAGAGCTTAGCTTCCGATCTTCGAGGCGGACCTTTTCAATCGCCAGAAAATTGTTGGTCCCTGCTTCATCAATGCATCAGTTCAATATtaccttatattttattttagattcgtTTAGGTCAAGAACACTAGCATACGTAATCCAACGGCCACCATGACCCAGAAAAAAGCTACAGATCGACAAAATTTGCTCTTTCAAAGTTACGATTAGAATTTAGAGCACGAGGAACCACCATTCCTTTGTACCGCATGAACTATGCAATTCATCCTTTTGAGTATTTATTCCAATAATCTCCAAACAACCACTCTATCTTGGAAAAACAGACGGTGGGGACCATTCATGAAGGGCTTGATCTGCGACGGTAGCTGTTATTGCACATTATTGTAGATTATTGCGTAAAGGCaagtattttcagtttttatttaaaaaaataactaactgactattattttaaatttaaaactaaaccaATCTAGAAATTAgttcaaatcaattaattttggtttggttcagctcagtttattttgttaaagaacatagaaccaatttcttttttaattaggtttttttatgaggttttaaagttgatgtaaaaaaaaaacctatttcaaTTGCctaattttttgtctttcttgtcttttaattagggtttttttttgtgtgggttATTAAAAGCTTTTTAATTGATGTAAAATGTCTATTTCAATTGcctaatttttcatgtttttttttgttgtttttttttgggcttttttattatttttagaggtgttattcacaataatataataacacaATATCAATTCATCACCCATGAAACAAGACAACATATGATAGGTCAAGGCAATCGAGCAGGCACTTTGCAAAGAACTGGCCTGAAGTAATATACCGGTACACAAGGTCTCCCAAACAAGCTCTTCTattctgaaaataaattaaataattgtaacaactcaattttgatttttattattttaattttaattttttattctggattcttttgtataattgaattattttttttaattttattttttaatatttgattgattaaaaattaagtttcattatttttccaGATATGATGTTTCTAGTCGAATGATCTAGGTTACATGTTTTAAAAGTTAATGTGagttaacatcattttttttacttattttttttatccttcttcaTTTGACataagctttgtgatttttttttattgggttattttgatctcatgatATAAGTtgtgagtttgacaagttaactttgGTTGGCTCGATCTTTAATATTTGGGTTATAAGTTTGTTATGCTAACTCGGATTGACTcggatggatttttttttccttttttttattcaatttcatcctttcatatttaatgagctacattattttttttcttttagaaaattatttttcccaaggttattgtgattatttttttatttgatttatttattgttgttacttattttttatcatctaattaaaataaaatcaacttatttgaTCCAATCAGATTTATGACCTGAGTTgtgaattattcttttttatttaaatatgtttgcggcacttgaatattattttttacattaaaaaaaatccagccttaaaaaatgtttaaaaaaatttcattaaacagttatagtttttgttgagccattaaagggtttttttttccctaatgCAGATCCATTAAAATTGAGATCTAGCTTCAATTATCAGAAACagtaaaaacttaatttcaatAGTCATATCAATGAGTTTTCATTATTAAATacttaatacacacacacatcttTGCAAGTGGAGTGATGAACAACCAGATCATGGCCAGTCTCTATATAGCCCATAAACATACAAGAAAAACTTGAAGGGTCTGTGCACAACCACCTTATATTCCTAGAGCTCTAAATCACACCATTGAACACCACTTTATGCTGGAGTCTTTACAACTATCTAAAAGAAAAAGTATGCGAATCATCCCCTCATATGAAAATGAAGAGTTAGAATCAGAAGCaatattatttgtttcataAATATAAGGGTCATGACATCAAAGATTTCTTTACCTTGAAAAAGGAGATAAGAAGGCTTATAAAAACAAGAGGTTATCTCGAGCGGATCGTGAATAAAGGTTTCCATCGTGACCAAAGGAGAGGAGACAGGTACAAACCATGAGGCATTGTCTGAAATTAATGTGATATCCAGTAGGAGAGACtcttgtaagaaaaaatcatatgaaaagtAGGTTCTGGTTACCTCTCATACTCCAAACTTATGGCATGAACCAGTTGTGTTCACTTCAGAAGATGGAGAAGGGTAACTTTCCTCTTTGAGGATGCCTTAGTAATCAGCACAATCCTCTTCAATCGTCAAGTACATAGGTTTCTGGTGGATAATGGCAATGCAATAAACATTCTCTTCAAATATGTTATAAAACCATATGGGAATAGTCAGCTCTAGATTGATCCtgattaaaatgaaattgattAGGATAAAAGAAAGGAGTGTACTGATTGAGAGTGCACTAGAAATACCGATAACTATAGGTATTTATTCCATGTGCAAGATTCTAAAGCAAACCTTCATAGTCATCAAGATGCACTTGGCCTGCAATTTTATAATTGGTAGACCCCTTATAAATGGGATCAATGCCTACATTAGCACTATATATTTAAGCATGAAATTCTCCATTGAAAAAGGGGTAGCTGCTATTAAGAGAAATCAAATGGCATCAAGAAGATGCACCTCCATTTGtcttaaaggaaaaaagattATGTTAGTACAGGATTAGGGGAGTCATGtgaaataaagaaaggaaagatgTACAGAAATGGCAGAAAGTTGTAGAAGTTCACCTTTTAGGCAAATAAATTAGTACAATCACCAGTATAGAGTTTATATCACCTTGAACAGTAAAGAGCCCTCACACATCTCCTGAAGATCTATGGTGATAACTCCACCTTCGTACCTTCTAACACTATAGGCATCAACCATGAGTAAGTTGCACCCATGTTGAATAGAAGTAATTTCTTTTAACCCatacgacaaaaaaaaaagggggggactTCAAGAAGAGAGGTAGAAgttaatatataagaaaataaataaacttttagagGTAGACGATTGACTTTGAGTTTCTAATTTCCCCAAGCTTGAACTCAGGTTATCACCAAATTCTCACACaccttgaagatgaagaaaaaaaatcctttgttACAGATATAAGGATGCTTTACTACAAGGCCATGCCATTCGAGCTTAAAAACCTGGGAGCTACTTACCAAAAGACGACGGACCAAGTATTTAAAGACCAGTTAGAAAGGAATATAAAGTCATATATGAATGATATACTTAGTAAAATGCATGAGTTTTGAAAAGCATCTCCAAAACCTCTTAACAAGTATACCCAGATCTTCGCTAGTATCAAAAGAAGTAAAAACCCGTTAAATGTGATTTCGCCATCGTGGATAAAAGATAATCAGTAAACAGGGAATACAGCCAAACCCCAAAAACGTTTAAGCCCATTTTATGTACATGAGACCTAGACAATCAGTAAGTGCAAGTAACACGGAAAGACTTGCTAGAAGGGCAACAGCCCTCGATAGATTCATCTCTTGTCTAGGATAATGTTGTCTACTGTTCTCTTTGCGAAACATTCACAGAAAGCATTTTCCTGAGTACTAATAATCTCACGTGGAAATTCTTCTACGCCAGAGGAGTTTTGTTTAGGAGAGCATGTCGAAGTATGCGTACGCAACAAACATATGCACGTTAGTCTTCTATTCAATATTAATTGAATCTAGTAACAAAATTAAGCAGCTGGTGCACATTCAGCTTGCTTGACAGACAAAATACTAGATGACTTGGATGAAACTCTAAATTTTCCACCTGGCTAAGAGTTTATGCTTTCAGTATTTAATGCCACAGCTTGGTGCAAAACCCGTGCCAAGGAACTGGTTTTTTATCGCAGCATATCTTGTCCATGAAGGTGTCAATGAGCTGCTCAGCTAAGCTTCGTGGGTCATCGATCAAAGCGTCCACAAAAACGTTGACCACCCGTCTATCCTGCAGTGTTGCTTTCAGGCTAAACCAAGTAAGGAATTTTACTCTGAAATCTTCAGCTATGTGCCCTCTAAGCTCTAACCATTTGACAACTCTCACAGAATATTCATAAGCACTCTCGTCTACTCGCTTTTTGCAATCTAAGCCTGATACTTCCTGCATCCCATTGGAATTACAAGGAGTGGGAGGAGAAAATGATCCAAGGTTCATCCCTTCATTCTTGTTCTCGTTTATGTCCTTCCCTGCTTGTAGCCTAGGGGAAGATTCTTCAAATTGGTTCTGACAAGCtgaaaacaaattttaacaGCATAAGTAAATGGCAGACCTCTCATTTGGAAATACCATCATTTCAAAAGTAAAGATTGGACCTATGACATCATTTTAGTGGCCACAGCATAATGTCCATACCTGTTCTCTTTAGAGTGATTGGAACTTGAATTGTGAGAATGAACTTACATGTTAGCTCTTTCTGTTCCAAATAACCATGATAATTGTCCGCAAACATTGAATCAAAGGCTTCCACAGCAGAAGCACACAGTTTCGGAACCTCAGCACATGCTGGCTCTTTCTTTTCCACATAACCATGATAACTGCCACCGCACATTGAATCAAAAGCTTCCACTGTAGAAGCACACAATTTCTGAACCTCAGCACCACAAGAGAGTCTGTTAACAATTCCCCGTGCCATCTTAGAACACACCAGATCCAGAGGTCCCAATTCATTTTTCAGCAATTGCAAGGCAGTTTCCATGCTCTTCTGCATTTCCTTGTATTGCTCGGTTCCGGTGAGCATCCTGTAACCCAAAAGGACTCGTTGACACAATACATCAACTCTTCTTGCCTCTTTGGCAACCAACAATTGCTTTCTCCAGTTCCTGTAAACACCAAATATGCAATTGGGCGTCATCAGTAAATCTACCAGCTGAGCAACCCTTATTGGATCTTGGACCAGTTCGAGATTTGGCTTGTTGTTTGGACATATGAAGAACTGACAATCTTTTTAATGctaaacaataattaaacatCACGTGTGTCTAGGGGC is part of the Populus trichocarpa isolate Nisqually-1 chromosome 2, P.trichocarpa_v4.1, whole genome shotgun sequence genome and encodes:
- the LOC7467231 gene encoding VIN3-like protein 2 isoform X3 → MRKPAEEKPLNMMTPGGFVLDPSKCSQLSLGERRELVREIAQWSKDAPEVLSSFTRRELLEIICAEMGKERKYSGYTKFQMIKHLLKLVSKTSKRSSIGNIMAVSPANPQSGFKRPRKKESQAHLSIDLNFVSAKNNSEEYIKMQICENAACGATLSPGDAFCKRCSCCICHYYDDNKDPSLWLTCGSDSLGKRSCGLTCHLICALKDERTGIMKIGCHSKLEGSFYCASCRQVNELMRNWRKQLLVAKEARRVDVLCQRVLLGYRMLTGTEQYKEMQKSMETALQLLKNELGPLDLVCSKMARGIVNRLSCGAEVQKLCASTVEAFDSMCGGSYHGYVEKKEPACAEVPKLCASAVEAFDSMFADNYHGYLEQKELTCKFILTIQVPITLKRTACQNQFEESSPRLQAGKDINENKNEGMNLGSFSPPTPCNSNGMQEVSGLDCKKRVDESAYEYSVRVVKWLELRGHIAEDFRVKFLTWFSLKATLQDRRVVNVFVDALIDDPRSLAEQLIDTFMDKICCDKKPVPWHGFCTKLWH
- the LOC7467231 gene encoding VIN3-like protein 2 isoform X4, translated to MIGLICIYMLWGGGSLSSMHCLFGYCVAGFVLDPSKCSQLSLGERRELVREIAQWSKDAPEVLSSFTRRELLEIICAEMGKERKYSGYTKFQMIKHLLKLVSKTSKRSSIGNIMAVSPANPQSGFKRPRKKESQAHLSIDLNFVSAKNNSEEYIKMQICENAACGATLSPGDAFCKRCSCCICHYYDDNKDPSLWLTCGSDSLGKRSCGLTCHLICALKDERTGIMKIGCHSKLEGSFYCASCRQVNELMRNWRKQLLVAKEARRVDVLCQRVLLGYRMLTGTEQYKEMQKSMETALQLLKNELGPLDLVCSKMARGIVNRLSCGAEVQKLCASTVEAFDSMCGGSYHGYVEKKEPACAEVPKLCASAVEAFDSMFADNYHGYLEQKELTSCQNQFEESSPRLQAGKDINENKNEGMNLGSFSPPTPCNSNGMQEVSGLDCKKRVDESAYEYSVRVVKWLELRGHIAEDFRVKFLTWFSLKATLQDRRVVNVFVDALIDDPRSLAEQLIDTFMDKICCDKKPVPWHGFCTKLWH
- the LOC7467231 gene encoding VIN3-like protein 2 isoform X1; the protein is MIGLICIYMLWGGGSLSSMHCLFGYCVAGFVLDPSKCSQLSLGERRELVREIAQWSKDAPEVLSSFTRRELLEIICAEMGKERKYSGYTKFQMIKHLLKLVSKTSKRSSIGNIMAVSPANPQSGFKRPRKKESQAHLSIDLNFVSAKNNSEEYIKMQICENAACGATLSPGDAFCKRCSCCICHYYDDNKDPSLWLTCGSDSLGKRSCGLTCHLICALKDERTGIMKIGCHSKLEGSFYCASCRQVNELMRNWRKQLLVAKEARRVDVLCQRVLLGYRMLTGTEQYKEMQKSMETALQLLKNELGPLDLVCSKMARGIVNRLSCGAEVQKLCASTVEAFDSMCGGSYHGYVEKKEPACAEVPKLCASAVEAFDSMFADNYHGYLEQKELTCKFILTIQVPITLKRTACQNQFEESSPRLQAGKDINENKNEGMNLGSFSPPTPCNSNGMQEVSGLDCKKRVDESAYEYSVRVVKWLELRGHIAEDFRVKFLTWFSLKATLQDRRVVNVFVDALIDDPRSLAEQLIDTFMDKICCDKKPVPWHGFCTKLWH
- the LOC7467231 gene encoding VIN3-like protein 2 isoform X2, which encodes MRKPAEEKPLNMMTPGGLSGFVLDPSKCSQLSLGERRELVREIAQWSKDAPEVLSSFTRRELLEIICAEMGKERKYSGYTKFQMIKHLLKLVSKTSKRSSIGNIMAVSPANPQSGFKRPRKKESQAHLSIDLNFVSAKNNSEEYIKMQICENAACGATLSPGDAFCKRCSCCICHYYDDNKDPSLWLTCGSDSLGKRSCGLTCHLICALKDERTGIMKIGCHSKLEGSFYCASCRQVNELMRNWRKQLLVAKEARRVDVLCQRVLLGYRMLTGTEQYKEMQKSMETALQLLKNELGPLDLVCSKMARGIVNRLSCGAEVQKLCASTVEAFDSMCGGSYHGYVEKKEPACAEVPKLCASAVEAFDSMFADNYHGYLEQKELTCKFILTIQVPITLKRTACQNQFEESSPRLQAGKDINENKNEGMNLGSFSPPTPCNSNGMQEVSGLDCKKRVDESAYEYSVRVVKWLELRGHIAEDFRVKFLTWFSLKATLQDRRVVNVFVDALIDDPRSLAEQLIDTFMDKICCDKKPVPWHGFCTKLWH